A genomic region of Colletotrichum destructivum chromosome 5, complete sequence contains the following coding sequences:
- a CDS encoding Putative aspartic peptidase A1 family, aspartic peptidase, active — MAFVTRFFSTAAVVSVAGAAVLDLPIIVQNGYKTVEIDIGTPAKTYRLLFDTGSSSSWAVDSECARSTCANVSGYDRVGYSINASTSGSYTGGYADIAYLGGDTAGPTVSETWAAGGISWRQDFIAANETNWAAMAGDGFLGLGFSSIIDGGANTVVETLMAQGRLDEAKFGIYYGTEHNQTGGVPGDGVLTIGGSRAADFVDGELVTVPVTRIDGGYDVWRTTMLAINGTRTTAADGVVVETETSFDFDRVVFDTGAGSITLPTEKNLAAYESIGWNYTAILRGDHVPLCSEFNATWSFKFTFGDYRDPQTVEVTGDQLRRPGFAYRDDACWPPFQEGGAGLVLIGTPFLRNFYTVWDYGAAANETEIGRFDPKLSFGKLKKGN, encoded by the exons ATGGCGTTCGTCAcccgcttcttctcgacggctGCAGTCGTGTCCGTGGCTGGGGCCGCGGTGCTCGATCTCCCCATCATCGTGCAGAACGGCTAC AAGACTGTCGAGATCGACATCGGTACGCCGGCTAAGACCTACCGTCTCCTCTTCGACACGGGCAGCTCGTCTTCCTGGGCGGTCGACAGCGAGTGCGCGAGATCCACTTGCGCCAACGTCAGCGG CTACGACCGCGTCGGCTACAGCATCAACGCCTCGACCAGCGGCTCCTACACCGGCGGCTACGCCGACATCGCctacctcggcggcgacacggCCGGGCCGACCGTCTCGGAGACGtgggcggccggcggcatcaGCTGGCGGCAGGACTTCATCGCGGCCAACGAGACCAACtgggccgccatggccggcgacggcttcctgggcctcggcttcagctccatcatcgacggcggcgccaacacGGTGGTCGAAACGCTCATGGCGCAGGGccggctcgacgaggccaagttCGGCATCTACTATGGCACCGAGCACAACCAGACCGGGGGCGTGccgggcgacggcgtgctcaCCATCGGCGGCTCGCGCGCCGCGGACtttgtcgacggcgagctcgtcaCGGTGCCCGTCACGCgcatcgacggcgggtaCGACGTGTGGCGGACCACGATGCTGGCGATCAACGGCAcgcggacgacggcggcggacggcgtcgtcgtaGAGACGGAGACGAGCTTCGACTTTGAcagggtcgtcttcgacacGGGCGCGGGCTCCATCACGCTGCCGACGGAGAAGAACCTCGCGGCGTACGAGTCCATCGGGTGGAACTACACGGCCATCCTGCGCGGCGACCACGTCCCGCTCTGCAGCGAGTTCAACGCGACGTGGTCCTTCAAGTTCACCTTTGGCGACTACCGCGACCCGCAGACGGTCGAGGTCACGGGCGACCAGctgcggcggccggggtTCGCGTACCGGGACGACGCGTGCTGGCCGCCGTTCCAGGAGGGCGGGGCGGGGctcgtcctcatcggcaCGCCGTTCCTGCGCAACTTCTATACCGTCTGGGACtacggcgcggcggcgaacgAGACGGAGATAGGGCGGTTCGACCCCAAGTTGTCGTTTGGGAAGTTGAAGAAGGGGAACTGA
- a CDS encoding Putative alpha/Beta hydrolase — protein MPRTLLLCFIHGFKVGRDRQQRDSTTDRATNTIQGNDNTFHDFPDDLKRSVTKQLPDHRVESIVYPQYETKGELAQATEAFLSWLKEQVMEVRKANVEKPWPPKDREVGVVLVAHSMGGFVAADALFLAINERAASNPSEDDPIFPLIQGILTFDTPYNGLARSMFVYGGFSNYQKVSSVFNVMTALSAAAPASLARLGTRRAATSAVTSSSSSSALGRGNPGWKTWQLIAVRTGTVGAIAAGGVAAYVNREAILSGLKNLNRDSVKEGYQQSIGALGQGLAYINRGNVGQSFAWLSDHFTFVGALLKQKELNRRLERMGALRGVGIHDFYASLGENGYWQGGYFVPERTFCAIPEGDHAASSLFSRQVLQEVDDEVQAHMSMFQPQRHKGYEGMTEDAAELVVRWFHSEEPVVDDAKFRETPPEEAAEDHEVEETLERAISNTEKPDKSDGEDKEQEQEGDDAKKKMEGVEEPAADELPDESPIDIAAAASLVPLPADGEGDLVGDVSTENMTAEEKRSYMQHLFRIAQSTGTGVKGWWPNKMPNMPSMPNMPNMPNMPSMPRVPASVSSLGQVSMSSVNIWRKSTPSQAPADEGKKEEKKEASTVAEEKGETTVAEGDKQDVAKIEGDGNETAKTAAATGQLETAEGEKSK, from the exons ATGCCTCGGACGCTGCTCCTCTGCTTCATCCACGGCTTCAAAGTAGGTCGTGACCGCCAGCAGCGGGACTCGACGACGGACCGCGCGACTAACACGATCCAGGGGAACGACAACACCTTCCACGACTTTCCAGAC GACCTCAAACGCTCCGTCACGAAGCAGCTGCCCGACCACCGTGTAGAATCCATCGTCTACCCCCAGTATGAGACCAAGGGCGAGCTGGCGCAAGCCACCGAGGCTTTTCTCTCATG GCTGAAGGAGCAGGTGATGGAAGTCAGAAAGGCCAACGTCGAGAAGCCGTGGCCGCCCAAGGAccgcgaggtcggcgtcgtccttgtcgcgCACTCAATGGG gggcttcgtcgccgcggacgccctcttcctcgccatcaacgagcgcgccgcctccaaccCGTCTGAGGACGACCCCATCTTCCCGCTGATCCAGGGCATCCTCACCTTCGACACCCCCTACAACGGCCTCGCCCGGTCCATGTTCGTCTACGGCGGCTTCTCCAACTACCAAAAGGTCAGCAGCGTCTTCAACGTCATGACGgccctctcggccgccgcccccgccagcctcgcccgcctcggcacccgccgcgccgccacctcggccgtcacctcctcctcctcctcctccgccctcggccgcggcaaCCCCGGCTGGAAGACGTGGCAGCTCATCGCCGTGCGCACGGGgaccgtcggcgccatcgccgccggcggcgtcgccgcctaCGTCAACCGCGAGGCCATCCTCTCCGGGCTCAAGAATCTCAACCGGGACTCCGTCAAGGAGGGCTACCAGCAGTCCATCGGCGCCCTGGGCCAGGGTCTCGCCTACATCAACCGCGGCAACGTCGGCCAGTCGTTCGCCTGGCTGTCGGACCACTTCACCTTTGTCGGCGCGCTTCTCAAGCAAAAGGAGCTCAACCGGCGCCTCGAGCGCATGGGCGCGCTGCGGGGCGTTGGCATCCACGACTTTTACGCCTCGCTCGGCGAGAACGGCTACTGGCAGGGCGGCTACTTCGTGCCCGAGAGGACCTTCTGCGCCATCCCCGAAGGGGACCAcgcggcgtcgtcgctgtTCTCGCGCCAGGTCCTGcaggaggtcgacgacgaggtgcagGCGCACATGAGCATGTTCCAGCCGCAGAGGCACAAGGGGTACGAGGGCATGACGGAAGACGCGGCGGAGCTGGTCGTGCGCTGGTTCCACAGCGAggagcccgtcgtcgacgacgccaagttCCGCGAGACGCcgcccgaggaggcggccgaggaccacgaggtcgaggagacgcTGGAGAGGGCCATCTCCAACACGGAGAAGCCGGACAAGTCTGACGGGGAGGAcaaggagcaggagcaggaggggGATGATGCAAAGAAAAAGATGGAGGGCGTAGAGGAGCCGGCCGCCGATGAATTACCCGACGAGTCGCCCATCGACATCGCAGCCGCGGCGTCGCTTGTGCCTCTGCccgcggacggcgaggggGACCTGGTCGGGGACGTGAGCACGGAGAAcatgacggccgaggagaagcggTCGTATATGCAGCACCTGTTCCGGATCGCGCAGTCGACGGGTACGGGGGTGAAGGGGTGGTGGCCGAACAAGATGCCCAACATGCCCAGCATGCCGAATATGCCCAACATGCCCAACATGCCATCGATGCCCCGGGTTCCCGCCTCGGTCTCGTCCCTGGGCCAGGTGTCCATGTCGAGCGTCAACATCTGGCGGAAGTCGACCCCTTCGCAGGCGCCGGCTGACGAGGGtaagaaggaggagaagaaggaggcaTCGACCGTCGCGGAGGAAAAGGGTGAGACCACGGTGGCTGAGGGGGACAAGCAGGATGTCGCGAAGATTGAGGGTGACGGCAacgagacggccaagacggcggcggcgacgggaCAactcgagacggccgagggagagaagTCGAAGTGA
- a CDS encoding Putative yetA-like protein, giving the protein MSRIIVGLVALSGLLGSGSAQRSDNGTGSGPDSATVKWLGRTPSYTAGTTFGLPWSRGKHFSNSTEFTVSGGGALQTWVTAYWSDGSIKWTGHAIPESESILDEYTVSASSSSNSTTRFSRARRQQQASSGITVSDSADAVSVDTGKLAVTFPKSGSAVVGEIKTASGKTIGQNGRLVLHSQSGVEDQAELRGQQADIKHFNFESNVEEVTVSKDNIARALVTVRGKHAVQDGSSSHADWLPFVLRFYLYHNSEAIRIVHTVIYDGNAEEDFISGLGIRFEVPLEGEEHYNRHVRISGIDGGLLSEAVQGITGLRRDPGASVRNAQFEGAELADPATWDQRVTTRLHWIPTWSDFSLTQLSPDGFTLKKRTKAGQSWVNIPGGTRAGGLAYLGGATKGGLAVGLRNFWKRYPTGIDITNAAAEDKGEITIWIYSPAAPALDIRPYHDGLGQDTYAEQLDALEITYEDYEPGFNTPYGVARTNEIFVYGFESTPNRTLLSDLTEHTNNPPVLYGEPEYLADTKALGNYWSPPAASPRSGVEADIEKHLDFLFRFYEEQVEQRKWYGFWDHGDFIHAYDPDRHQWRYDVGGYAWDNSELSPDLFFWNYFLRTGREDVYRFAEALVRHTGEVDVYHLGDLKGLGTRHGVQHWGDSAKQARISTPQYRKVFYFLTGGDERTGEIVQEILDADKTYGILDPNRKVRTDGWVPTPNSSVAVGLGTDWSSLAASWLLEWERRGPRWEEARTKLTNTAASIARLKNGFVTGSGLYNLADGTLGPPPSDPDNNGLVAVSHLSAVFGLLEVVAEFIEHAGADVPEGFEQAWYDYSYYYGAGTAEQTARYGKGFGNLNLKQGHSRLTAYAAHRNGNATLAARAWNEFFNTDGLKQTAPWSTVRFNGSEVLAPIDEAAWISTNDAALYGLAAIINLALVGDSLA; this is encoded by the coding sequence ATGTCTCGAATCATCGTCggtctcgtcgccctctcgGGCCTCTTGGGGTCCGGAAGCGCGCAACGCTCCGACAACGGCACCGGGTCCGGTCCCGACAGCGCCACCGTCAAGTGGCTCGGCCGCACGCCGTCTTACACTGCCGGCACGACCTTTGGCCTCCCGTGGTCCCGCGGCAAGCACTTTAGCAACTCGACCGAGTTCaccgtctcgggcggcggcgcgctgcAGACGTGGGTGACGGCCTACTGGTCCGACGGCTCCATCAAGTGGACGGGCCATGCGATCCCGGAATCCGAATCCATCCTCGATGAATACACAGTGagcgcctcgtcgtcgtccaacTCGACGACTCGCTTCTCCCGCGCcagacggcagcagcaggccagctCCGGTATCACCGTGTCCGactcggccgacgccgtcagcGTCGACACGGGCAAGCTCGCCGTGACGTTCCCCAAGtccggcagcgccgtcgtcggtgagATCAAGACGGCCTCGGGCAAGACCATCGGCCAAAACGGCCGGCTCGTGCTCCACTCGCAGTctggcgtcgaggaccaGGCCGAGCTCCGGGGCCAGCAGGCCGACATCAAGCACTTCAACTTTGAGAgcaacgtcgaggaggtgaCGGTCAGCAAGGACAACATCGCCCGCGCGCTGGTGACGGTGCGTGGGAAGCACGCCGTGCaggacggcagcagcagccacgCCGACTGGCTGCCGTTCGTCCTGCGCTTCTACCTGTACCACAACTCGGAGGCGATCCGCATCGTGCACACCGTCATCTACGACGgcaacgccgaggaggacttCATCTCGGGCCTCGGCATCCGCTTCGAGGTgccgctcgagggcgaggagcacTACAACCGCCACGTGCGCATCTCgggcatcgacggcggcctcctgAGCGAGGCCGTCCAGGGCATCACGGGACTCCGCCGGGACCCGGGCGCCTCGGTCCGCAACGCCCAGTTCGAGGGCGCCGAACTCGCCGACCCGGCCACCTGGGACCAGAGGGTCACGACGCGCCTGCACTGGATCCCGACCTGGAGCGACTTCAGCCTCACCCAGCTGTCGCCCGACGGCTTCACCCTCAAGAAGCGCACCAAGGCCGGCCAGAGCTGGGTTAACATCCCGGGCGGCACCCGCGCCGGCGGACTCGCGtacctcggcggcgccaccaaGGgaggcctcgccgtcggcctgcgCAACTTCTGGAAGCGCTACCCCACCGGCATCGATATCAccaatgccgccgccgaggacaagggcgagatcaCCATCTGGATCTACAGCCCGGCCGCGCCCGCGCTCGACATCCGGCCCTAccacgacggcctcggccaggacACCTacgccgagcagctcgacgcgCTCGAGATCACGTACGAGGACTATGAACCCGGTTTCAACACGCCCTACGGCGTCGCCCGCACCAACGAGATCTTCGTCTACGGCTTCGAGTCGACGCCGAACCGCACGCTGCTCTCGGACCTGACGGAGCACACCAACAACCCGCCGGTCCTCTACGGCGAGCCCGAGTATCTCGCCGACACCAAGGCGCTCGGCAACTACTGGtccccgccggcggcgtcgccgcggTCCGGGGTCGAGGCTGACATCGAGAAGCACCTTGACTTCCTCTTCCGGTTCTacgaggagcaggtcgagcagcgcaagTGGTACGGCTTCTGGGATCACGGCGACTTCATCCACGCCTACGACCCGGACCGCCACCAGTGGCGCTacgacgtcggcggctaCGCCTGGGACAACTCGGAGCTGTCCCCCGACCTGTTCTTCTGGAACTACTTCCTCCGCACCGGCCGCGAGGACGTCTACcgcttcgccgaggccctcgtccGTCATacgggcgaggtcgacgtctaccacctcggcgacctcaagggcctcggcACGCGCCACGGCGTCCAGCACTGGGGCGACAGCGCCAAGCAGGCCCGCATCTCGACGCCGCAGTACCGCAAGGTCTTTTACTTCCTgaccggcggcgacgagcgcACCGGCGAGATCGTCCAGGAgatcctcgacgccgacaagaCGTACGGCATCCTCGACCCGAACCGCAAGGTCCGCACCGACGGCTGGGTCCCGACCCCGAACtcgtccgtcgccgtcggcctcggcaccgacTGGTCCTCGCTTGCCGCCTCCTGGCTGCTCGAGTGGGAGCGCCGCGGTCCCCGGTGGGAGGAGGCCCGCACCAAGCTGACCAACACGGCCGCCAGCATCGCCCGCCTCAAGAACGGCTTCGTCACGGGCTCCGGCCTCTacaacctcgccgacggcaccctcGGACCCCCTCCCTCGGACCCGGACAAcaacggcctcgtcgccgtgtCTCAcctctcggccgtcttcggcctcctcgaggtcgttgCCGAGTTCATCGagcacgccggcgccgacgtgcccGAGGGCTTCGAGCAGGCCTGGTACGACTACAGCTACTActacggcgccggcaccgccgagCAGACGGCCCGGTACGGCAAGGGGTTCGGCAACCTGAACCTCAAGCAGGGCCACTCCCGCCTCACGGCGTACGCGGCGCACCGCAACGGCAATGCCAcgctcgccgcccgcgcctgGAACGAGTTCTTCAACACGGACGGCCTCAAGCAGACGGCGCCCTGGTCCACCGTCCGCTTCAACGGCAGCGAGGTGCTGGcgcccatcgacgaggcggcctggatctcgaccaacgacgccgccctgtacggcctggccgccatcatcaacctggCCCTGGTGGGGGATTCTCTTGCGTAA
- a CDS encoding Putative glycoside hydrolase, family 3, glycoside hydrolase family 3 domain, immunoglobulin has product MAENTDIDAILKSLALGEKVRLLAGRNFVETGDVPEKGVPAIKTTDGPNGTRGAAIDGSTKAACFPAACSIAATFDREIARSVGRALAQESKAKGARCLLAPTVCIHRHPLGGRNFESYSEDPFLAGKLASEMIQGCQSLGVSATIKHFVANEQETARTTIDETISERALREIYLKPFEIAVKEARPWAIMSAYNLVNGKHCDSNAWLLKEVLRGEWGWDGLVMSDWGGTNSVAEGINAGMDIEMPGPPRIRKPAAVLDAVKNGEVTEAAIDERVRTILEWTEKLNGFRDPTITVEKAIDRPEHRALIRDAGARGIVLLKNDNGILPLTKEKVKGKTIALIGYAKDGLAHGGGSASVNAHYRLSPWDALHSAFGDDDDVTFTYAKGAHKERLLPPITKEATGSNTVGAIVGLDGQPGFSRVFHDFHNPGADPVSVLHEYPNSAYSPLGSQESMWKTLDIVGDFTPSETGTHYIACSGIGPTQVWVDDDVVFEQKGNCADPMGALFLAANEPEIKHAFVAGRTYRLRVHSEPPARIGLEILEGRTGVRMGFALESDRDADLQGEAARVASEADVAIVFTGHDPQWETEGRDQESFHLPCDQDGLIGVVAAANRNTVVVNSTGVAVAMPWLGDVAALAQSWFPGQECGNAIADVLTGAVCPEGKLPVSFPTRVEDAPAHGNFPGERDAGGRLRVEYAEGVFVGYRHYDRVGKEVLNFPFGYGLSYTTFDYAGFRVTRKADVADEFEVSVDVSNTGAVAGGAVVQVYAGKTERSADTPVKVLVAFDKVRLQAGETQTVKLSVTAKDFASFDETERQWVVEAGEYSFYLGDSAAEVLQTAAVTLDRITYRR; this is encoded by the exons ATGGCAGAAAATACAGATATCGACGCCATCCTCAAGAGCCTGGCCCTCGGGGAAAAG GTCcggctcctcgccggccgcaaCTTTGTCGAGACTGGCGATGTGCCAGAGAAGGGAGTCCCGGCAATCAAG ACCACCGACGGCCCCAACGGCActcgcggcgccgccatcgacggcagCACCAAGGCGGCCTGCTTCCCGGCGGCCTGCAGCATCGCGGCGACCTTTGACCGCGAGATCGCCCGCAGCGTCggccgcgccctcgcccaggagtccaaggccaagggcgcgCGCTGCCTGCTCGCGCCGACGGTGTGCATCCACCGCCACCCGCTCGGCGGGCGCAACTTCGAGAGCTACAGCGAGGaccccttcctcgccggcaagctGGCCTCGGAAATGATCCAGGGGTGCCAGAGCCTGGGCGTCTCGGCCACCATCAAGCACTTCGTCGCCAACGAACAGGAGACGGCCCGCACCACCATCGACGAGACCATCTCCGAGCGCGCCCTGCGCGAGATCTACCTGAAGCCCTTTGAgatcgccgtcaaggaggcccGGCCGTGGGCCATCATGTCGGCCTacaacctcgtcaacggcaagcaCTGCGACTCCAACGCCTGGCTGCTCAAGGAGGTCCTGAGGGGCGAGTGGGGGTGGGACGGCCTCGTCATGAGCGACTGGGGCGGCACGAACTCGGTGGCCGAGGGCATCAACGCCGGCATGGACATCGAGATGCCGGGCCCCCCGAGGATCCGTAAgccggccgccgtcttggACGCCGTGAAGAACGGCGAGgtcaccgaggccgccatcgacgagcGCGTGCGCACCATCCTCGAGTGGACCGAGAAGCTCAACGGCTTCCGGGACCCGACCATcactgtcgagaaggccatTGATCGGCCGGAGCACCGGGCCCTGATccgggacgccggcgcccggGGCATCGTGCTCCTCAAGAACGACAACGGCATCCTGCCCCTGACCAAGGAGAAGGTCAAGGGCAAAACGATCGCGCTGATCGGGTACGCCAAGGACGGGCTcgcgcacggcggcggcagcgcgagCGTCAACGCACACTACCGGCTCTCGCCGTGGGACGCGCTTCACTCGGCCTTtggggacgacgacgacgtgaCCTTCACCTACGCCAAGGGCGCTCACAAGGAGCGTCTCCTACCGCCCATCACCAAGGAAGCCACCGGCAGCAACACCGttggcgccatcgtcggcctcgacggccagccGGGCTTCAGCCGCGTCTTCCACGACTTCCACAACCCCGGCGCCGACCCGGTGTCGGTGCTCCACGAGTACCCGAACTCGGCCTACTCCCCGCTGGGCTCGCAGGAGTCCATGTGGAAGacgctcgacatcgtcggcgATTTCACGCCCTCGGAGACGGGCACACACTACATCGCCTGCTCGGGGATCGGCCCGACGCAGGTctgggtcgacgacgacgtcgtcttcgagcaGAAGGGCAACTGCGCCGACCCGATGggcgccctcttcctcgcggCCAACGAGCCCGAAATCAAGCACGCCTTCGTCGCGGGGCGGACGTACCGCCTGCGCGTGCACAGTGAGCCGCCCGCGCGGATCGgcctcgagatcctcgagggcCGCACCGGCGTGCGCATGGGCTTCGCGCTCGAGTCGGaccgcgacgccgacctgcagggggaggcggcgcgcgtggcgtccgaggccgacgtGGCCATCGTCTTCACGGGCCACGACCCGCAGTGGGAGACGGAGGGCCGCGACCAGGAGTCATTCCACCTGCCGTGCGACCAGGACGGGCTGATcggggtggtggcggcggcgaacagGAACACGGTCGTGGTCAACTCGAcgggcgtcgccgtcgcgaTGCCGtggctcggcgacgtcgctgCCCTCGCGCAGTCGTGGTTCCCCGGCCAGGAGTGCggcaacgccatcgccgacgtgCTCACGGGCGCCGTGTGCCCGGAGGGAAAGCTGCCCGTCAGCTTCCCGACgcgcgtcgaggacgcgcCGGCGCATGGGAACTTCCCCGGCGAGAGGGACGCCGGGGGCCGGCTCCGGGTCGAGTACGCCGAGGGCGTGTTTGTCGGGTACAGGCACTACGACCGGGTCGGAAAGGAGGTGTTGAACTTCCCGTTCGGCTACGGCCTCTCGTACACGACCTTTGACTACGCCGGCTTCCGGGTCACCAGGAAAGCCGACGTGGCGGATGAGTTTGAGGTCTCGGTGGACGTGTCTAACACGGGAGCCGTCGCCGGTGGGGCCGTGGTGCAGGTCTACGCCGGGAAGACGGAGCGGTCGGCGGATACGCCGGTCAAGGTCCTCGTGGCGTTCGACAAGGTCCGGCTGCAAGCCGGGGAGACGCAGACGGTGAAGCTTAGTGTGACGGCCAAGGACTTTGCCTCGTTTGACGAGACGGAGCGGCAATGGGTCGTTGAGGCAGGGGAGTACAGCTTTTACCTGGGTGATTCTGCGGCCGAGGTGTTGCAGACTGCTGCTGTGACTCTGGACAGGATCACGTACCGTCGGTAG